In Tamandua tetradactyla isolate mTamTet1 chromosome 7, mTamTet1.pri, whole genome shotgun sequence, the following are encoded in one genomic region:
- the LOC143689940 gene encoding olfactory receptor 8S1-like, with translation MRLSDDPHIEYPLFVLFLVIYLLTLMGNLMLLLVIRADSHLHMPMCFFLSNLSFLDLCFSSVTLPKLLEDLLSEEKTISVEGCLAQVFFVFFSSGTEACLLSVMAYDRYAAICHPLLCGQVMSNQLCVRLVLVSWALASLNAFIIVLLSINLDFCDSRTIHHYTCELSALFPLSCSDTSINYNILLICSLLHGLGTFLPMFFSYSRIISTILNISSTTGRSKAFSTCSSHLIAVILFFGSGFLCYLLPPSGSSMDLLLSLQYSVVTPILNPLIHSLKNKEAKAAVKRTLEKYLIF, from the coding sequence ATGAGGCTGTCTGACGACCCCCACATCGAGTACCCGCTCTTTGTGCTCTTCCTGGTGATTTACCTCCTGACCTTGATGGGGAACCTGATGCTGTTGCTGGTGATCAGGGCTGATTCCCACCTCCACATGCCCATGTGCTTCTTCTTGAGTAATCTATCATTCTTGGACCTCTGCTTCTCCTCTGTCACTCTGCCCAAGCTCCTGGAGGACCTCCTGTCTGAAGAGAAAACCATCTCGGTAGAAGGCTGCCTGGCTcaggttttctttgtcttttttagttCAGGGACAGAAGCTTGTCTGCTTTCAGtaatggcctatgaccgctatgctGCCATCTGCCACCCCCTGCTCTGTGGACAGGTGATGAGCAACCAGCTCTGTGTGAGGCTGGTGTTGGTCTCATGGGCCTTGGCTTCTCTCAATGCATTCATTATTGTGCTGCTGTCTATTAACCTGGACTTCTGTGACAGCCGAACCATACACCATTATACATGTGAGCTATCTGCTCTCTTTCCCCTGTCTTGCTCTGATACATCCATTAATTACAATATCCTACTCATCTGCAGCTTACTGCATGGGCTTGGAACCTTCCTCCCCATGTTCTTCTCCTATTCTCGTATTATCTCCACAATCCTAAACATCAGCTCCACAACAGGGAGAAGCaaggccttctccacctgctcctcccacctcattgcagtgatCCTATTCTTTGGCTCAGGTTTCCTTTGCTATCTCCTGCCCCCTTCAGGTTCCTCCATGGATTTGCTCTTGTCCTTGCAGTATAGTGTAGTCACACCCATTCTGAATCCACTCATCCACAGCTTAAAAAACAAGGAGGCAAAGGCAGCTGTGAAAAGGACACTGGAGAAATATCTGATATTTTAG